TTATTGATAATTTAAAAAAATTCCACATATTCTTTTCTCTTTTTGAAATAGGGAAGAATTTCGTGAAGGTTCTTTTAGAGAGAAATTCTTTTACTTTTATTTTCTTGGTAAAATTGGCGAGATGGCGAGCACACAAACTCCTGACTTAGATGAGATTACCTCCACAAAGTCTACGGGAGGACCTTGGAGAGTGGTTCTTTGGGACGATAACGAGCATACCTACGAATATGTTATCGAGATGCTCGTGGAAATTTGTATGATGACCGTCGAAAAGGCGTTTTTACATGCAGTTCAAGTTGATCAAGAAAAACGTACGGTCGTTTTTTCCGGAGAATTCGAGCACGCGGAACACGTCCAAGAAAGAATTCTCACCTATGGAGCCGATCCTAGAATGTCCAACTCTAAAGGTTCGATGAGCGCTACTCTAGAAAAATAAGATCAGAGAAAGACGATTTACTATCTCCTATTTCTTCTGAATGCAATTTGAAGATCTTTGGTTTTTGATTGGGTTATGAATTCCAAAAATTCTTACGAAGGTTTTTGAATTCGCACGTTCTAAGGATGTCATCTAATGCGTGTTAGACTATTTTTTAGAGATCTGGCTTTGGTAAAGAGAACAAATGTTTGCTGGTGATTGGGTTTGGTTTGAAGAATAATGCCCTAGAAATTTGGTTTTTCTGGAGATTTAAGGTCCAGCTCATTTTGTAAATACCATGAAACTGAGGAACTCCTCGGTTCATTGTATCCACAATAGAATCCCCAATTCCAGAATCTTCCAGCCAAAGTAGATAGTTAAAAAGAAAACATCTAGAAACCCCGTGCGCGGCCGCCAAAGCACCCAAAATCGCCCAAACTCCCGTATTGACATGGATCGTCATCTTTTTCAGATCTCCGACCCCCCAGTTGTATTTGATCTTCCCAGCTTTCCAGTGAAGTCTGTCGTGTTTGCGCGCACGTTCAAAATCGCCAAAACGCACGCAAAACGCAACTGAACGTTTTTACTTAATCCCAGATCTTCGTCAAATCCAATGTCTTCACTTGCGGAATCGAAGTGATCTTCTCTTCCGTAGCCCATTTTTTAGAGTATAGGGTCTGGCTCGCATTGAAAAGATCCAATTCTATGAGATCCGATAGTTCCAATAACTCCTCCGAATTGAGAGAATGAAACATATTATTCGCGTCTCTCCATTTCGGTATTTGAATTTTTCGTTTAGAATAAATAGATAAAGTTTTTTGAATATTCTCCAGATATTTTCTTCCCGAATCCCAAGTCGTGTTTCGATATGGAATGCTTCCGTGGTAAGATTCGACTTGTGAATTAAAAATATGTCTGTTTGTTGCAAGAAGTGCCTCTCGTATCAATTCATCATCGGCGACCCAACCAGAGTCAGTGTAGTTTTGATAAGTCAAAAAATTCCCATTTGAATCTTTCAATGGTTCATCCTCGGTTTCCGTTGCGGGATCGATTTCATCTTCCCAATTCTGTAGAACTCGCTCGGCCATCGTTTTTGTGTCGTAGACCTTTTTCGGTTCAAAGTCCTTTGCAATTCCGTCTAAAACGTCTGCTTTGAACAGATCTCCTAATTGCGGATTGTAGTGGATTGCGTGAACAATTTCGTGTGTTTCTGAATTGAAATCTGACCAAGCAGATTTTCCTGATAACTGGTTCGGATCTGGATTGATCCATATAACCTTTTTAGAATATTTATCGATTACATAATTGCTCATTATGCTACCCTCACTTTATATTTTACCGCTACATAAACGGGAGTTGTTTCGTTGCCGGTCCTAGGTGTTCCATTAGTGCCATCACTAGCAGGATACAAAGGATTACCAGTCCCTACAGCACTTCCCGGATAAACCGCTGATCCACCATTTTGAATCGCGTTAATCACAAACCCCTGAAACCTGTCTTGTCCCGCGTATCCAACTGCACCACCATCATAATTCCCACCCGCTGCCTTAGCTCTTGTCCCGTGCACCCCGGCACCACGCGGAAAAACCCCACGACGGTCCGGAATGTTAAACGTAGTCGACCCGTCTCCAAATCCGTATTCCACATTTGTAATAATATCCCCTGTTTGAGAAGAAGTGAGATCGAGAATGGAACCGGTTGCGGTTAAAGAAATCTGAAAGTCATTTGTCGTTGGATTTCTTACATAATAATTAGTAAGCCCAGTGATTCCGCCGCCGGTAAATGCAAACTTCACCAGTTGCCCTTCGATGAAGCCGTGGGCATTTACAGTGATTCGATCCGTTGCTGGAACAATTCCGGCTACTGTTTTATGAACCAAATCCCAAAGAGTTGAAAAAGTAGTTCTTGAAATAGATTGTGCATTCGCTTCTTTAAATATAGAAGTAGGTGCAATATTCAGATTATCTTCTATAATGCTTCCCAAAGGAATGAGTAGATTCAAAATATTCGCATCAGTTACGTCGATACGATCTTTTGAATACTGATCATTATCGTATAATCGATCGATTTCATCGTCAATCAAATCCCCGTCCGCGGGTGTATTTTTAGACCAAGTGCGTGTTTTTGTCGGATTAAATACTGCCATTTTCTTACTTTAACTCCTGCTCAAATATTACAAAACGTTCATGCAATCTAAAAGGTTGTTCGATCTTAAAATAAGATCTGACTTGTTCTTTCATTTCCCGCAAATCCATATCTCTAAAGAACTCAGATTCAAGTCCGGACCCGGTTTTCCGAAAGCCTTTCTTCTCGCAGTATTGTAAAAGATTAGTATGATCTGAAAAGGCGCACACTGGTAGCATTTCGATTCTTGCCTTATCTTTACCAGCAATCTCGATCGTGGTTTCTCTAACTAAAATTTGAATCATTGGAACTCCTCTTTTATTATGAAATCATAAACTATCAGATTGTCTTTTGGTTTAGACGGGAATGTCTTAACAAAAAGTAGACCACCGTCCTCATCAAACAGACCGATTTCATTGATACTTTGTCCGATGAGTTCAGACTGCTTGATTGTCGCTTTAAAACTTCGTGTCCCATCTGGATTGTTTTGAATTTCAACGAGCTTCCTAAAAACTTCATTTTGAAGCCCCGTATCCGAATCTTGAGGCGAGCGAGGCACACCAGATTCAAGTCCACCCGTTCCAAATGCAATTTCATACGGTTGGATTCCGACATTGGCCCCGGAGAGAATCGTAAAACCGTTGAGCGGCCAACTGCCATCTAAAATAGATGAACGAAGAGCCGAGCCATATAGTTTTCCGGAGAGTGTCGAAGTTTCGAATCGATAGTTTATAATAGAGCGAACACCGCCTGCACGAATTTGAGCGATCGCTTTGTTAAACTCCGGGCTAACTACGACAGAATCAATCGAGCCAGAAAAAATAACTCGAATTGTAGCCGGTCTTTTTGTGCTTCCTGAGAATGGATATTCTCCATTGAGAGTTAATGATCCATCCAGATACATCGGAATACCTGAATAACATAATTCTTGAATCTCATATAACGTTCCGGTTCCAGCAAGAATCTGAGAACCGATTTCGTTCATCGAATAGATGTCGCCTTTGGACTTCTGCTTTTGTCTTGCGATGGAAAGAAAGATGCGACACCTAAAATCGTCCATTCCGTTCCGTGGTTGTTTAAGATTCTTACCAATAAGATCAAGAATAGCTCCATTTTGAATTCTGTAATCCGTTGTGCCTTTGATCGATTCTAATACAGAACGAACTTCGTTTAACAAATCAAGATCCGCTGTCCATTTCCTTCCGATTTCTGAGTCCGGATCACGAGTAAAAAGAGACGTCGGATATTTTTGCAAGATATCTTCGATCGTCTTCATAGGAAATTGACCAGTATGTTTGCGGTAACGAGCTTAGCTCTTTGTCGGCTGCTAATTGGAAGTTCGTCTAACGTTGCGGGTGCCGAAAGGCCGACCCTGACCGTCATAGATTTGATTCCCAGGACTTTGACAGAATCGTATTC
The nucleotide sequence above comes from Leptospira weilii. Encoded proteins:
- a CDS encoding ATP-dependent Clp protease adaptor ClpS, with product MASTQTPDLDEITSTKSTGGPWRVVLWDDNEHTYEYVIEMLVEICMMTVEKAFLHAVQVDQEKRTVVFSGEFEHAEHVQERILTYGADPRMSNSKGSMSATLEK
- a CDS encoding LA_1064 family peroxide-responsive upregulated protein; this translates as MIQILVRETTIEIAGKDKARIEMLPVCAFSDHTNLLQYCEKKGFRKTGSGLESEFFRDMDLREMKEQVRSYFKIEQPFRLHERFVIFEQELK
- a CDS encoding phage tail protein, coding for MKTIEDILQKYPTSLFTRDPDSEIGRKWTADLDLLNEVRSVLESIKGTTDYRIQNGAILDLIGKNLKQPRNGMDDFRCRIFLSIARQKQKSKGDIYSMNEIGSQILAGTGTLYEIQELCYSGIPMYLDGSLTLNGEYPFSGSTKRPATIRVIFSGSIDSVVVSPEFNKAIAQIRAGGVRSIINYRFETSTLSGKLYGSALRSSILDGSWPLNGFTILSGANVGIQPYEIAFGTGGLESGVPRSPQDSDTGLQNEVFRKLVEIQNNPDGTRSFKATIKQSELIGQSINEIGLFDEDGGLLFVKTFPSKPKDNLIVYDFIIKEEFQ